One Serinus canaria isolate serCan28SL12 chromosome Z, serCan2020, whole genome shotgun sequence DNA window includes the following coding sequences:
- the TARS1 gene encoding threonine--tRNA ligase 1, cytoplasmic isoform X2, giving the protein MEGGRSQGLADNTVIAKVNKVVWDLDRPLEEDCSLELLKFEDEEAQAVYWHSSAHIMGEAMERIYGGCLCYGPPIENGFYYDMFLEEGGVSSNDFSALETLCKKIMKEKQAFERLEVKKETLLEMFKYNKFKCRILNEKVNTPTTTVYRCGPLIDLCRGPHVRHTGKIKTIKIHKNSSTYWEGKADMESLQRIYGISFPDTKMLKEWEKFQEEAKSRDHRKIGRDQELFFFHELSPGSCFFLPKGAYIYNTLIEFIRSEYRKRGFQEVVTPNVFNSKLWMTSGHWQHYSDNMFSFEVEKEIFALKPMNCPGHCLMFDHRPRSWRELPLRLADFGVLHRNELSGALTGLTRVRRFQQDDAHIFCAMEQIEDEIKSCLEFLRTVYDVFGFSFKLNLSTRPEKYLGDIEVWNQAEKQLENSLNAFGQKWELNPGDGAFYGPKIDIQIKDAIGRYHQCATIQLDFQLPVRFNLTFVSHDGNDKTRPVIIHRAILGSVERMIAILTENYGGKWPLWLSPQQVMVVPVGPACDEYAQKVRQHFHDAGFMADVDVDPGCTLNKKIRNAQLAQYNFILVVGEKEKASGTVNIRTRDNKVHGERTITDTVERLLQLKSSRSRQAEEEF; this is encoded by the exons ATGGAGGGCGGTCGGAG tcaAGGATTGGCTGACAACACAGTTATTGCCAAAGTGAACAAGGTGGTTTGGGATCTAGACCGTCCTTTGGAGGAGGATTGTTCCTTGGAGCTGCTGAAGTTTGAAGATGAAGAGGCTCAAGCA GTCTACTGGCACTCAAGTGCTCACATAATGGGTGAAGCTATGGAGCGAATCTACGGTGGCTGTTTGTGCTATGGCCCACCAatagaaaatggattttattatGACATGTTTCTTGAGGAAGG GGGTGTATCAAGTAATGACTTCTCTGCTTTGGAAACATTATGCAAAAAGataatgaaggaaaaacaagccTTTGAAAGACTGGAAGTTAAGAAGGAAACACTGCTTGAAATGTTTAAG tataaTAAGTTCAAGTGTCGCATCCTGAATGAAAAGGTCAATACTCCAACTACTACAGTATACAG gTGTGGTCCCCTGATAGATTTATGCAGAGGGCCTCATGTCAGACATACTGGCAAGATAAAGACCATAAAAATTCATAAG AATTCTTCCACCTATTGGGAAGGCAAGGCCGATATGGAATCCCTCCAGAGGATCTATGGAATTTCATTCCCAGATACGAAAATGCTGAAGGAGTGGGAGAAGTTCCAGGAGGAGGCTAAAAGCAGAGATCACAGAAAAATTGGGCGG GACCAAgaactgtttttcttccatGAGCTCAGCCCTGGTAGCTGTTTTTTCTTGCCAAAAGGAGCTTACATTTATAACACATTAATTGAATTTATACGG AGTGAGTATCGAAAACGTGGATTCCAGGAGGTTGTCACTCCAAATGTTTTCAACAGCAAACTGTGGATGACTTCAGGGCACTGGCAGCATTACAGTGACaacatgttttcctttgaagtggagaaagaaatctttgcTCTGAAGCCTATGAACTGTCCAGGACACTG CCTTATGTTTGACCATCGCCCAAGGTCGTGGCGTGAGCTGCCATTGCGGTTGGCAGATTTTGGTGTCCTGCATCGCAATGAGCTGTCGGGAGCTCTCACAGGACTCACCCGAGTACGCCGGTTCCAGCAGGACGATGCTCACATCTTCTGTGCTATGGAGCAG ATTGAAGATGAGAtaaagagctgcctggagtTCTTGCGTACTGTGTATGATGTCTTTGGATTTTCATTTAAACTGAATCTCTCCACTCGTCCTGAAAAGTACCTGGGTGATATTGAAGTATGGAATCAAGCTGAAAAG CAACTTGAAAACAGCCTCAATGCCTTTGGTCAGAAATGGGAGTTAAACCCTGGTGATGGAGCTTTCTATGGACCTAAG attgaCATTCAGATTAAGGATGCCATTGGCCGATACCACCAATGTGCTACAATTCAGCTCGACTTCCAGTTGCCAGTCAGATTTAACCTCACCTTTGTCAG CCATGATGGCAATGACAAGACAAGACCAGTTATCATTCACCGGGCTATCTTGGGATCTGTGGAGAGAATGATTGCCATTCTAACTGAGAACTATGGAGGCAAATG GCCActctggctgtccccacagcaaGTAATGGTGGTACCAGTGGGACCAGCATGTGATGAGTATGCTCAAAAG gtCAGACAGCACTTCCATGATGCTGGATTTATGGCAGATGTTGATGTAGATCCTGGGTGCACACTGAACAAGAAGATCAGAAATGCTCAGCTTGCTCAGTATAACTTTATTCTGG TTGTTGgtgaaaaggagaaagcaagtGGAACAGTGAACATCCGCACCCGAGACAACAAGGTGCATGGGGAAAGAACCATTACAGACACGgtggagaggctgctgcagctgaaatccTCTCGTTCCAGACAAGCTGAAGAAGAATTCTAA
- the TARS1 gene encoding threonine--tRNA ligase 1, cytoplasmic isoform X1 has translation MAGADSQVDAGEEKKADCGKKKMKEGAGDGGRSELNPWPAFINERLEMYNKLKAEHDALLAERAANDSKPIKVTLPDGKQVDAESWKTTPYQIACGISQGLADNTVIAKVNKVVWDLDRPLEEDCSLELLKFEDEEAQAVYWHSSAHIMGEAMERIYGGCLCYGPPIENGFYYDMFLEEGGVSSNDFSALETLCKKIMKEKQAFERLEVKKETLLEMFKYNKFKCRILNEKVNTPTTTVYRCGPLIDLCRGPHVRHTGKIKTIKIHKNSSTYWEGKADMESLQRIYGISFPDTKMLKEWEKFQEEAKSRDHRKIGRDQELFFFHELSPGSCFFLPKGAYIYNTLIEFIRSEYRKRGFQEVVTPNVFNSKLWMTSGHWQHYSDNMFSFEVEKEIFALKPMNCPGHCLMFDHRPRSWRELPLRLADFGVLHRNELSGALTGLTRVRRFQQDDAHIFCAMEQIEDEIKSCLEFLRTVYDVFGFSFKLNLSTRPEKYLGDIEVWNQAEKQLENSLNAFGQKWELNPGDGAFYGPKIDIQIKDAIGRYHQCATIQLDFQLPVRFNLTFVSHDGNDKTRPVIIHRAILGSVERMIAILTENYGGKWPLWLSPQQVMVVPVGPACDEYAQKVRQHFHDAGFMADVDVDPGCTLNKKIRNAQLAQYNFILVVGEKEKASGTVNIRTRDNKVHGERTITDTVERLLQLKSSRSRQAEEEF, from the exons ATGGCGGGCGCTGACAGCCAG GTGGACgctggggaagagaagaaggCAGACTGCgggaagaagaagatgaaggaaGGGGCTGGCGATGGAGGGCGGTCGGAG CTAAATCCCTGGCCTGCATTTATCAATGAGCGTTTGGAGATGTACAATAAGCTTAAGGCTGAACACGATGCACTCCTTGCAGAAAGAGCTGCAAATGACAGTAAACCCATTAAAGTTACATTACCTGATGGCAAGCAGGTTGATGCTGAATCTTGGAAGACTACTCCTTATCAAATTGCTTGTGGAATTAG tcaAGGATTGGCTGACAACACAGTTATTGCCAAAGTGAACAAGGTGGTTTGGGATCTAGACCGTCCTTTGGAGGAGGATTGTTCCTTGGAGCTGCTGAAGTTTGAAGATGAAGAGGCTCAAGCA GTCTACTGGCACTCAAGTGCTCACATAATGGGTGAAGCTATGGAGCGAATCTACGGTGGCTGTTTGTGCTATGGCCCACCAatagaaaatggattttattatGACATGTTTCTTGAGGAAGG GGGTGTATCAAGTAATGACTTCTCTGCTTTGGAAACATTATGCAAAAAGataatgaaggaaaaacaagccTTTGAAAGACTGGAAGTTAAGAAGGAAACACTGCTTGAAATGTTTAAG tataaTAAGTTCAAGTGTCGCATCCTGAATGAAAAGGTCAATACTCCAACTACTACAGTATACAG gTGTGGTCCCCTGATAGATTTATGCAGAGGGCCTCATGTCAGACATACTGGCAAGATAAAGACCATAAAAATTCATAAG AATTCTTCCACCTATTGGGAAGGCAAGGCCGATATGGAATCCCTCCAGAGGATCTATGGAATTTCATTCCCAGATACGAAAATGCTGAAGGAGTGGGAGAAGTTCCAGGAGGAGGCTAAAAGCAGAGATCACAGAAAAATTGGGCGG GACCAAgaactgtttttcttccatGAGCTCAGCCCTGGTAGCTGTTTTTTCTTGCCAAAAGGAGCTTACATTTATAACACATTAATTGAATTTATACGG AGTGAGTATCGAAAACGTGGATTCCAGGAGGTTGTCACTCCAAATGTTTTCAACAGCAAACTGTGGATGACTTCAGGGCACTGGCAGCATTACAGTGACaacatgttttcctttgaagtggagaaagaaatctttgcTCTGAAGCCTATGAACTGTCCAGGACACTG CCTTATGTTTGACCATCGCCCAAGGTCGTGGCGTGAGCTGCCATTGCGGTTGGCAGATTTTGGTGTCCTGCATCGCAATGAGCTGTCGGGAGCTCTCACAGGACTCACCCGAGTACGCCGGTTCCAGCAGGACGATGCTCACATCTTCTGTGCTATGGAGCAG ATTGAAGATGAGAtaaagagctgcctggagtTCTTGCGTACTGTGTATGATGTCTTTGGATTTTCATTTAAACTGAATCTCTCCACTCGTCCTGAAAAGTACCTGGGTGATATTGAAGTATGGAATCAAGCTGAAAAG CAACTTGAAAACAGCCTCAATGCCTTTGGTCAGAAATGGGAGTTAAACCCTGGTGATGGAGCTTTCTATGGACCTAAG attgaCATTCAGATTAAGGATGCCATTGGCCGATACCACCAATGTGCTACAATTCAGCTCGACTTCCAGTTGCCAGTCAGATTTAACCTCACCTTTGTCAG CCATGATGGCAATGACAAGACAAGACCAGTTATCATTCACCGGGCTATCTTGGGATCTGTGGAGAGAATGATTGCCATTCTAACTGAGAACTATGGAGGCAAATG GCCActctggctgtccccacagcaaGTAATGGTGGTACCAGTGGGACCAGCATGTGATGAGTATGCTCAAAAG gtCAGACAGCACTTCCATGATGCTGGATTTATGGCAGATGTTGATGTAGATCCTGGGTGCACACTGAACAAGAAGATCAGAAATGCTCAGCTTGCTCAGTATAACTTTATTCTGG TTGTTGgtgaaaaggagaaagcaagtGGAACAGTGAACATCCGCACCCGAGACAACAAGGTGCATGGGGAAAGAACCATTACAGACACGgtggagaggctgctgcagctgaaatccTCTCGTTCCAGACAAGCTGAAGAAGAATTCTAA